In Bacillus mycoides, a single genomic region encodes these proteins:
- a CDS encoding tyrosine-type recombinase/integrase, giving the protein MNKKPHLIDVQPIRNKEQIEDMKWALKRHCSKRDYILFLIGIHTGLRVSDLLQLETQTIVKLKRKKRKEFKIKEGKTKKERIINLTSIFEEIYSYTQTLKGTWLFPSRKGDQPISKIQAYRQLQKAGDFAGVESIGTHTMRKTFGYWFYKQTKDVAMLQEILNHSTPQITLKYIGINKEEKDNILDTFCI; this is encoded by the coding sequence ATGAATAAAAAACCACATCTCATTGATGTCCAACCTATCAGAAATAAAGAACAGATCGAAGACATGAAATGGGCTCTTAAACGTCATTGTTCCAAACGAGACTATATTCTCTTTCTAATCGGCATTCATACTGGATTACGTGTTAGTGACCTACTTCAACTTGAAACACAAACCATAGTAAAGCTAAAGCGAAAAAAGAGAAAAGAATTCAAAATCAAAGAAGGAAAAACAAAGAAGGAACGCATAATTAACCTTACTTCTATTTTTGAGGAAATCTATTCGTATACCCAAACATTAAAAGGTACCTGGTTATTTCCTTCACGAAAAGGAGATCAACCGATTAGTAAGATCCAGGCTTATCGACAATTGCAAAAAGCCGGAGATTTTGCCGGCGTAGAGTCCATTGGTACCCACACCATGCGCAAAACCTTCGGCTATTGGTTCTATAAACAAACAAAAGATGTGGCTATGTTGCAAGAAATACTCAATCATAGCACCCCACAAATTACACTTAAATATATTGGCATCAACAAGGAAGAAAAAGATAATATACTAGATACATTTTGTATTTAA
- a CDS encoding DUF4176 domain-containing protein, which produces MQFSKEKLLPNGSIVLLKGGIKKVVIYGRKQLLMVEEPVMYDYIGCFYPEGYIDPDYTFVFNHDAIEEIIFVGFVDEEEEAFVGLLN; this is translated from the coding sequence ATGCAATTTTCTAAAGAAAAGCTGTTACCAAATGGCTCTATTGTTCTGTTAAAAGGAGGGATAAAAAAGGTTGTAATTTACGGAAGAAAACAACTACTTATGGTTGAAGAACCTGTTATGTATGACTACATTGGCTGTTTTTATCCAGAAGGATATATTGATCCTGATTATACATTTGTATTTAATCATGATGCTATTGAAGAAATTATATTTGTAGGTTTTGTAGATGAGGAAGAAGAGGCATTTGTAGGATTGCTTAATTGA
- a CDS encoding TIGR04197 family type VII secretion effector — protein MGQFQSNLQTATQIATKMRSASDRIQSATSRSITKATRTTLSVNSKAQEANQQVLDLTKQFSAAFQQAVDNIHSVSNEFERMDNELQNTFR, from the coding sequence ATGGGACAATTTCAAAGTAATTTACAAACAGCAACACAAATTGCTACGAAAATGAGATCAGCCTCTGACAGGATTCAAAGTGCAACAAGTCGTTCTATAACAAAGGCGACGCGTACAACGCTATCTGTTAACTCGAAAGCACAAGAAGCGAATCAACAAGTTTTAGATTTAACGAAACAATTTTCTGCTGCTTTTCAACAAGCGGTTGATAATATTCATTCGGTATCTAACGAGTTTGAGAGAATGGATAACGAACTTCAAAATACTTTTCGCTAA
- a CDS encoding T7SS effector LXG polymorphic toxin, with protein sequence MSLNMYLGEVQSQTQSMNAVCTATIQGMEQAIQSIDAFAVDSVLKGQTYSSAKSFFVQTFRPLAQGIIYLCEELIRQNNAFPSQFQSQVASTDVIEQELLEQIREIDRMKTSMEAVNQAMPIPGMDAMVNLFIVMRQKLQEKLDHLYQFNQTSSNNYSTALQLATSIATGLAEVQSGKGFSGVSGTFSTQGLNMDWTGPIQKITEDKAREVERLNKDSESGEVDKKDSFLGMTGFSWNAPLDGAGNTFGTLAGAVVVGNTAHKVINGYKVTYDLDRRAQRVLVREYSGFKGNKKINGNYRDYKIYYVDDVAAKMKNGTASKTIKEIDALIKNGSVLSASKMALKDKLGWFSVGIDSYMDTSENIKNNESSDKIAGDIIGNVVVGGAVTVGATALTVMALPAAPVLAVAAAGFAVSVGLTYFTEGVKWDVDLDGDGEDDSIKDMVKTGSKKAWSTVAGWFN encoded by the coding sequence ATGAGTTTAAATATGTATTTGGGAGAAGTGCAAAGCCAAACCCAAAGTATGAACGCTGTATGTACGGCTACCATTCAGGGTATGGAACAAGCCATTCAGTCGATTGATGCTTTTGCAGTTGATTCTGTTCTAAAAGGACAAACATATAGCAGTGCAAAATCATTTTTTGTACAAACTTTTCGTCCTCTAGCGCAAGGAATCATTTACTTATGTGAAGAACTAATCCGTCAGAATAATGCCTTTCCAAGTCAATTTCAATCACAGGTAGCTTCAACTGATGTTATTGAACAAGAATTATTAGAACAAATTCGAGAAATTGACCGAATGAAAACAAGTATGGAAGCTGTCAATCAAGCTATGCCAATTCCGGGTATGGATGCCATGGTAAATCTTTTTATTGTTATGAGGCAAAAACTGCAAGAAAAGCTGGATCATTTGTATCAATTCAATCAGACCTCTAGTAATAATTATAGTACAGCACTTCAATTAGCAACTAGTATTGCTACAGGTCTTGCGGAAGTTCAAAGTGGGAAAGGGTTTAGTGGCGTCAGCGGTACATTTAGTACACAAGGATTGAATATGGATTGGACGGGGCCTATTCAAAAAATTACAGAAGATAAAGCTCGTGAAGTTGAAAGGTTAAATAAGGATTCTGAATCTGGTGAAGTAGACAAAAAAGATTCATTTTTAGGTATGACTGGATTCAGTTGGAATGCACCATTGGATGGAGCGGGGAATACATTCGGAACACTTGCAGGTGCAGTTGTGGTAGGGAATACAGCTCATAAAGTGATTAATGGTTATAAGGTAACATACGATTTGGACAGAAGAGCACAACGCGTCCTTGTAAGAGAATATTCCGGTTTTAAGGGCAATAAAAAAATTAATGGAAATTATAGGGATTATAAAATTTATTATGTAGATGATGTCGCGGCAAAAATGAAAAATGGAACTGCTAGTAAGACGATAAAAGAAATAGATGCTCTTATAAAAAATGGAAGTGTGCTAAGTGCGTCTAAAATGGCTTTAAAGGATAAGCTTGGGTGGTTTAGTGTGGGGATAGACTCATATATGGATACAAGTGAGAATATCAAAAATAATGAATCAAGTGATAAAATCGCAGGAGATATTATTGGTAATGTTGTTGTAGGAGGAGCAGTAACCGTAGGGGCAACGGCTCTTACAGTTATGGCCCTCCCAGCAGCACCAGTTCTGGCGGTTGCCGCAGCTGGATTTGCTGTTTCAGTAGGACTAACATATTTCACAGAAGGTGTGAAATGGGATGTTGATTTAGATGGTGATGGTGAAGATGACAGTATTAAGGATATGGTGAAAACGGGTTCGAAAAAAGCTTGGTCAACAGTAGCGGGGTGGTTTAATTAA
- a CDS encoding DUF3958 family protein gives MSQDIEKQMNQLNQKLRSVFEEQNRNQSAIQTQEQAEEDFHVWKNQNHRLFDRILGTWHRDREMSLFFMNMSQDAQYIERKLTFELENQKEILLKEKRNLSDLENDLYYQKQNLAKEVNS, from the coding sequence ATGAGTCAAGATATTGAAAAACAAATGAATCAATTAAATCAAAAATTACGAAGTGTATTTGAAGAACAGAATCGGAATCAATCTGCGATTCAAACACAGGAACAAGCAGAAGAAGATTTTCATGTATGGAAAAATCAAAACCATCGTTTGTTCGACCGTATTTTAGGAACTTGGCATAGAGATAGAGAAATGTCATTGTTTTTTATGAATATGAGTCAAGATGCTCAATATATTGAGCGAAAACTTACTTTCGAATTGGAAAATCAAAAAGAAATATTGCTTAAGGAAAAACGAAATCTTAGTGACTTAGAAAATGACCTTTACTATCAAAAACAAAATCTAGCAAAGGAGGTCAATTCATGA